The following are encoded in a window of Acidobacteriota bacterium genomic DNA:
- a CDS encoding zinc ABC transporter substrate-binding protein, whose translation MRTSAFRLTFLAVLAVLGAAAPARAALSVVTTTEDLAAIVREVGGDKVTVTALAKGYQDPHFVEPKPSFILAVSRANLLVVVGRELEVGWLPTLITSSRNARIQPGAPGYLDASLNVRILEIPTGQITRAMGDVHPQGNPHYWLDPANGRRIAEAVRDRLAQLAPADRATFESRYQDFDRRLAAAEKRWDAAMAPYKGTKIVTYHRSWPNFMDRFGLAVMGYVEPKPGIPPSPSHTVELIGDMKAQGVKLIVVEPYFDKKTPQAIAAQVGGLVLELMPSVGGDRSITDYIELFDYDIDLLTASLRKATGR comes from the coding sequence ATGCGCACATCAGCGTTCCGTCTCACGTTCCTCGCCGTGCTCGCCGTGCTCGGTGCGGCCGCGCCCGCCCGCGCGGCGCTCAGCGTCGTCACGACCACCGAGGACCTCGCCGCCATCGTGCGCGAGGTCGGCGGTGACAAGGTGACCGTCACGGCCCTGGCGAAGGGCTATCAGGATCCGCACTTCGTGGAGCCGAAGCCGAGCTTCATCCTCGCCGTCAGTCGCGCCAACCTGCTCGTCGTCGTCGGCCGCGAGCTCGAAGTCGGCTGGCTGCCGACGCTCATCACGAGCAGCCGGAACGCCAGGATCCAGCCGGGCGCGCCGGGCTACCTCGATGCCTCGCTCAACGTCCGGATTCTCGAGATCCCGACCGGACAGATCACCCGCGCGATGGGCGACGTCCATCCGCAAGGCAATCCGCACTACTGGCTCGATCCGGCCAACGGCCGCCGCATCGCCGAGGCCGTGCGCGATCGGCTCGCGCAGCTCGCGCCGGCGGACCGCGCGACGTTCGAGAGCCGCTACCAGGACTTCGACCGCCGGCTGGCCGCGGCCGAGAAGCGCTGGGACGCCGCCATGGCGCCGTACAAAGGCACCAAGATCGTCACGTATCACCGCTCGTGGCCGAACTTCATGGATCGCTTCGGCCTCGCCGTGATGGGGTACGTCGAGCCCAAGCCTGGGATCCCGCCGTCGCCGTCGCACACGGTGGAGCTCATCGGCGACATGAAAGCCCAAGGGGTCAAGCTCATCGTCGTCGAGCCGTACTTCGACAAGAAGACGCCACAGGCGATCGCGGCGCAGGTCGGGGGGCTCGTGCTCGAGCTGATGCCGTCGGTCGGCGGCGACAGGAGCATCACCGACTACATCGAGCTCTTCGACTACGACATCGACCTGCTGACGGCGTCGTTGCGGAAAGCGACGGGCCGATAG
- a CDS encoding ATP-binding cassette domain-containing protein encodes MPAISVRQLVKRFGDFTAVKGISFDVEEGEIFGLLGPNGAGKSTLIRMLTTLIEPTSGTAVIAGADVLTQADEVRRAIGVIPQAMTSDTELSVRENLVIYAKLYGVPRDRRNRLIGELLDAVELTAWADKPVKFLSGGMRRRVEIARGLVHEPRVFFLDEPTTGLDPVSRVAVWDMLRRIKEQRSLTVLLTTHYMDEADRLCDHIAIVDHGELKALDSPLMLKASIAGTNALEVSFSAVPQGWDARLRALPAVGEVARQDAVFRIATANGPATTRALFDAAESAGVAVQSLAVHSTTLDDVFVHYTGRALRDALQDPAPRDFSFMRR; translated from the coding sequence GTGCCGGCCATCAGCGTCCGCCAACTGGTGAAGCGCTTCGGCGACTTCACCGCGGTCAAGGGCATCAGCTTCGACGTCGAGGAGGGGGAGATCTTCGGCCTGCTCGGCCCGAACGGCGCCGGCAAGTCCACGCTCATCCGCATGCTCACCACGCTCATCGAGCCCACGTCGGGGACGGCGGTGATCGCCGGCGCCGACGTCCTGACCCAGGCCGACGAAGTGCGGCGCGCGATTGGCGTGATCCCGCAGGCGATGACGAGCGACACCGAGCTGAGCGTGCGCGAGAACCTGGTCATCTACGCGAAGCTGTACGGCGTGCCGCGCGATCGCCGCAACCGGCTCATCGGCGAGCTGCTCGACGCCGTCGAGCTGACGGCCTGGGCCGACAAGCCGGTCAAGTTCCTGTCGGGCGGCATGCGGCGCCGCGTGGAGATCGCGCGCGGCCTGGTCCACGAACCCCGCGTCTTCTTCCTCGACGAGCCGACCACCGGCCTCGACCCGGTGTCGCGCGTCGCCGTCTGGGACATGCTCCGGCGGATCAAGGAGCAGCGCAGCCTGACGGTGCTGCTCACGACGCACTACATGGACGAGGCCGATCGGCTCTGCGATCACATCGCCATCGTCGACCACGGCGAGCTGAAAGCGCTGGATTCGCCGCTCATGCTCAAGGCGTCGATCGCCGGGACGAATGCGCTCGAGGTCAGCTTCTCGGCCGTGCCGCAGGGCTGGGACGCACGGCTGCGGGCGCTGCCGGCCGTCGGCGAGGTGGCGCGCCAGGATGCAGTGTTCCGCATCGCGACGGCGAACGGTCCGGCCACGACGCGCGCGCTGTTCGACGCGGCCGAGTCGGCCGGCGTGGCCGTGCAGTCGCTCGCGGTGCACAGCACCACGCTCGACGACGTCTTCGTGCACTACACCGGCCGGGCGCTGCGGGACGCGCTCCAGGACCCCGCGCCCCGCGACTTCTCGTTCATGAGGCGCTGA
- a CDS encoding cardiolipin synthase B: protein MPTRTAVRPGPAPRDLETLRTLADQAFSRAAGAPLITGNHVDVLRDATENYPAWERAIERARRSIHVEMYIVHRDAVGRRFVEALAAKAREGIAVRVIYDWFGCGLGPLRGLFSPLVAAGGEVRAFNPPALSSALGWLRRNHRKLLTVDGEIAFVSGLCIGQLWLGIPEKGLAPWRDTGLAITGPAVTHAEAAFADSWRLVGGTPSEVPLPTFVPPAGDVSLRLIPTEPFTANLFRLDLLVAALARQSLWITDAYFVGPGPYLEGLKRAARDGVDVRLLLPRNSDVGWVVPLSRSLYRPLLEAGVRIFEWNGTMIHAKTAIADQRWARIGSTNLNITSWIGNWEMDVAIEHEGVASTLAAQFEDDLARSTEIVLGSPRPAAPRPRRLPGVRAGTGYKPSRRVMRTVAGVGRTFGAALTGSRRLEDFEVQPVVWLGLLLVALAVVVFFVPWLLAWPLAAVATWFGVALLVEAWTVWRQR from the coding sequence ATGCCGACCAGAACGGCCGTGCGTCCCGGACCGGCGCCGCGGGATCTCGAGACGCTGCGTACGCTCGCCGATCAGGCGTTCAGCCGTGCCGCGGGCGCGCCGCTCATCACCGGCAACCACGTCGACGTGCTGCGCGACGCGACCGAGAACTACCCGGCGTGGGAGCGCGCGATCGAGCGGGCACGCCGATCGATCCACGTCGAGATGTACATCGTCCACCGCGATGCCGTCGGCCGGCGGTTCGTCGAGGCGCTCGCCGCCAAGGCGCGCGAGGGCATCGCGGTGCGCGTGATCTACGACTGGTTCGGGTGTGGTCTCGGGCCCTTGCGCGGGCTCTTCTCTCCGCTCGTCGCCGCTGGCGGCGAAGTGAGGGCGTTCAATCCGCCCGCCCTGTCGAGCGCGCTCGGCTGGCTGCGGCGCAATCACCGCAAGCTGCTCACGGTGGATGGAGAGATCGCGTTCGTCTCCGGGCTGTGCATCGGCCAGCTCTGGCTCGGGATCCCGGAGAAGGGGCTCGCGCCCTGGCGCGACACCGGGCTGGCGATCACGGGGCCGGCGGTCACGCACGCGGAGGCGGCGTTCGCCGACAGTTGGCGGCTGGTGGGCGGCACGCCGTCGGAGGTCCCGTTGCCGACGTTCGTGCCGCCGGCCGGCGACGTCAGCTTGCGGCTGATTCCCACCGAGCCGTTCACCGCCAACCTCTTCCGGCTGGATCTGCTCGTCGCGGCGCTCGCGCGCCAGTCGCTCTGGATCACCGACGCGTATTTCGTCGGGCCGGGCCCGTATCTCGAGGGACTGAAGCGCGCGGCGCGCGACGGCGTGGACGTGCGGCTGCTGCTGCCGCGCAACAGCGACGTCGGGTGGGTCGTGCCGTTGTCACGGTCGCTCTACCGGCCGCTGCTCGAGGCCGGCGTCCGCATCTTCGAGTGGAACGGCACCATGATCCACGCCAAGACGGCCATCGCCGACCAGCGATGGGCGCGGATCGGATCGACCAACCTCAACATCACGAGCTGGATCGGCAACTGGGAAATGGACGTCGCGATCGAGCACGAGGGGGTCGCGTCGACGCTCGCCGCGCAGTTCGAGGACGATCTCGCGCGGTCGACGGAGATCGTGCTCGGCAGCCCGCGCCCGGCGGCGCCGCGCCCCCGCCGGCTGCCGGGCGTCCGCGCCGGGACGGGCTACAAGCCGTCGCGGCGGGTCATGCGGACGGTCGCCGGCGTCGGCCGCACGTTCGGCGCCGCGCTCACGGGCAGCCGCCGGCTCGAGGACTTCGAGGTCCAGCCGGTCGTCTGGCTCGGCCTCCTGCTCGTCGCCCTGGCGGTCGTCGTCTTCTTCGTGCCCTGGCTGCTCGCGTGGCCGCTGGCCGCGGTCGCGACCTGGTTCGGCGTCGCACTGCTCGTCGAGGCCTGGACGGTCTGGCGGCAGCGATAG
- a CDS encoding DUF1343 domain-containing protein, which translates to MSVTLGSDVLFQQQLLKGRTVGLVCNPASVSANLAHAIDRAEDAGVRVGAIFGPQHGFRSDVQDNMIESPHAQDVRRRVPIYSLYSETREPTRDMLRGLDALVVELQDVGTRIYTYVYTMAHCLVAAAREGLPIVVCDRPNPIGGVAVEGPMLHHGFESFVGEYPIPMRHGMTIGELARLFNEHFGIGAKLEVVAMRGWRRDQYFDATGLSWILPSPNLPTLEGAIVYPGTVLFEGTNVSEGRGTTRPFELVGAPWVDPEPFSAALNALGLPGVRFRPVMFEPTFQKHAQTACGGCQVHVLDRGAFRAVATGVALVDAFRRAAPDRFAWRDPPYEYEHTKMPIDILYGSSGLRDAMARGERPQDIAAGWAAAVEPFLAVRQRFLLYE; encoded by the coding sequence ATGTCCGTGACGCTCGGGTCCGACGTGCTCTTCCAGCAGCAGCTTCTCAAAGGCCGGACCGTGGGCCTGGTGTGCAACCCGGCGTCGGTCTCGGCGAACCTCGCGCACGCGATCGATCGCGCCGAAGACGCCGGCGTGCGCGTCGGGGCGATCTTCGGTCCGCAGCATGGGTTTCGATCCGACGTCCAGGACAACATGATCGAGTCGCCGCACGCGCAGGATGTGCGCCGGCGCGTCCCGATCTACTCGCTCTACAGTGAAACGCGCGAGCCGACGCGGGACATGCTCCGCGGCCTCGACGCGCTCGTCGTCGAGCTGCAGGACGTGGGCACGCGGATCTACACGTACGTCTACACGATGGCGCACTGCCTCGTCGCCGCGGCGCGGGAGGGCCTCCCGATCGTGGTGTGCGATCGCCCGAACCCGATCGGCGGCGTGGCGGTCGAAGGGCCGATGCTCCATCACGGCTTCGAGTCGTTCGTGGGCGAGTACCCGATCCCGATGCGACACGGCATGACGATCGGCGAGCTGGCGCGGCTGTTCAACGAGCACTTCGGCATCGGCGCGAAGCTCGAGGTCGTGGCGATGCGCGGCTGGCGGCGCGACCAGTACTTCGACGCCACCGGGCTGTCGTGGATTCTGCCGTCGCCCAACCTGCCGACGCTCGAGGGCGCCATCGTGTATCCCGGGACGGTGCTGTTCGAAGGGACGAACGTGTCCGAGGGGCGAGGCACGACGCGGCCGTTCGAGCTCGTCGGCGCCCCGTGGGTGGATCCGGAGCCGTTTTCGGCTGCGCTCAATGCGCTCGGCCTGCCCGGCGTGCGGTTCCGCCCGGTGATGTTCGAACCGACGTTCCAGAAACACGCGCAGACGGCCTGCGGCGGGTGCCAGGTGCACGTGCTCGACCGCGGCGCGTTCCGCGCCGTCGCAACGGGCGTGGCGCTCGTCGACGCGTTCCGCCGCGCGGCGCCCGACCGCTTCGCGTGGCGCGACCCGCCGTACGAGTACGAGCACACGAAGATGCCGATCGACATCCTGTACGGTTCGTCGGGCTTGCGCGACGCGATGGCGCGCGGCGAGCGGCCGCAGGACATCGCCGCGGGCTGGGCCGCAGCAGTCGAGCCGTTCCTCGCCGTGCGGCAACGGTTCCTGCTCTACGAGTAG
- a CDS encoding pyridoxal-phosphate dependent enzyme: MADSILETIGDTPLVRIHRLTRGVVRAEVLAKLETFNPGHSTKDRMAVRMIEDAERRGRLVPGGVIVEGTSGNTGMGLAMAAAVKGYRCIFTTTDKQSKEKMDALRAFGAEVVVCPTDVDPEDPRSYYSVAARIERETPNAWRASQYDNPANPAAHFEQTGPEIWEQTGGRITQLVCGVGTGGTISGAGRYLKSKNPAIKVWGIDTYGSALKTFKDTGVFDKNESYPYITEGIGEDFLPANVDFDVIDHFEKVTDRDAAIMTRRLTREEGIFAGNSAGAVMAGLLQLAPHFTGADVVVAILHDHGTRYLAKMFNDEWMHAHGFLDKTGLVARDLVAHRTRRTLVTVEASAPVSRAVQVMTEHDYSQVPVTEDGRIVGSVNEPCLYSALVNDPGVRLQPVRTVMQAAFPFVDISTGIDALAAMITADNPAVLVRDFKSNETFIITRSDIIRAMG, encoded by the coding sequence ATCGCTGATTCCATTCTCGAGACGATCGGCGACACGCCGCTCGTGCGGATCCATCGCCTGACCCGGGGCGTCGTGCGCGCCGAGGTGCTCGCCAAGCTCGAGACCTTCAATCCCGGCCACTCGACGAAGGACCGAATGGCCGTCCGGATGATCGAGGACGCCGAGCGGCGCGGACGGCTCGTTCCTGGCGGCGTGATCGTGGAAGGCACGTCGGGCAACACCGGCATGGGGCTGGCGATGGCCGCCGCCGTCAAAGGCTATCGCTGCATCTTCACGACCACCGACAAGCAATCGAAGGAGAAGATGGACGCGTTGCGGGCCTTCGGCGCCGAGGTCGTCGTCTGCCCGACCGACGTGGACCCGGAGGATCCGCGGTCCTACTACTCGGTGGCCGCGCGGATCGAGCGGGAGACGCCGAACGCGTGGCGCGCGAGCCAGTACGACAACCCCGCCAATCCTGCCGCCCACTTCGAGCAGACGGGACCGGAGATTTGGGAGCAGACCGGCGGCCGCATCACGCAGCTCGTGTGCGGCGTCGGCACCGGCGGCACGATCTCGGGTGCGGGCCGCTACCTGAAATCGAAGAATCCGGCCATCAAGGTCTGGGGTATCGACACGTACGGGTCGGCGCTGAAGACGTTCAAGGACACGGGCGTCTTCGACAAGAACGAGAGCTACCCGTACATCACCGAAGGCATCGGCGAGGACTTCCTGCCGGCGAACGTCGACTTCGACGTCATCGATCACTTCGAGAAGGTCACCGACCGCGACGCCGCGATCATGACCCGGCGGTTGACGCGCGAAGAAGGCATCTTCGCCGGCAACTCCGCCGGCGCCGTGATGGCCGGCTTGCTGCAGCTCGCGCCGCACTTCACCGGCGCCGACGTGGTCGTCGCGATTCTCCACGACCACGGCACCCGGTATCTCGCCAAGATGTTCAACGACGAGTGGATGCACGCCCACGGCTTCCTGGACAAGACGGGGCTCGTGGCGCGCGACCTCGTGGCGCACCGGACGCGCCGGACGCTCGTGACGGTCGAGGCGTCCGCGCCCGTGAGCCGCGCCGTGCAGGTCATGACCGAGCACGACTACTCCCAGGTGCCGGTCACCGAGGATGGGCGCATCGTGGGCTCGGTGAACGAGCCATGCCTCTACTCGGCGCTCGTCAACGATCCCGGCGTCCGCCTGCAGCCGGTGCGCACCGTGATGCAGGCAGCGTTTCCGTTCGTCGACATCTCGACGGGGATCGACGCGCTGGCGGCGATGATCACGGCCGACAACCCCGCCGTGCTGGTGCGCGACTTCAAGTCGAACGAGACGTTCATCATCACCCGCTCCGACATCATTCGCGCGATGGGGTAG
- a CDS encoding efflux RND transporter periplasmic adaptor subunit has protein sequence MRRSWIRLVLLLGLAVAGGAYYYVRARPAALVLTGIVTTDDVRVSAQVPGQIARLLVKEGDAVARGQLLAELRPDELQAESVYFAQAAAGASSQVQQSEAALRWERQQVENQVAQAEAAVAAAEAAQRSAEADLERARLTFERNRRLVDQGVVAAEEFDQSRTAHDALAARVASLARQTDAARAAAAIARSNAEQVAIRQSQVQASRFESAAARAQRRKADVRLAYTQVLAPAAGIVDVRAAREGEVVTAGQPIVSLIDPDDLWVRADVEESYIDRVRVGDSLTIRLPSGAERPGVIFYRGADAGFATQRDVSRTKRDIRTFEIRLRADNRDRRLAVGMTAYVLMPVGQ, from the coding sequence ATGAGACGTTCGTGGATCCGGCTCGTTCTCCTCCTCGGGCTCGCCGTCGCGGGCGGCGCGTACTACTACGTGCGCGCGCGTCCCGCCGCCCTCGTGCTCACCGGCATCGTGACGACCGACGACGTGCGGGTGAGCGCGCAGGTGCCCGGCCAGATCGCCCGCCTGCTCGTGAAGGAGGGGGACGCGGTCGCGCGCGGCCAGTTGCTGGCCGAGCTGCGCCCCGACGAGCTGCAGGCGGAGTCGGTCTACTTCGCGCAGGCGGCGGCCGGCGCGTCGTCGCAGGTGCAGCAGAGCGAAGCTGCGCTTCGCTGGGAACGGCAGCAGGTCGAGAACCAGGTGGCCCAGGCCGAGGCGGCGGTGGCCGCCGCCGAGGCCGCGCAGCGGTCGGCCGAGGCCGACCTCGAGCGCGCGCGGCTCACGTTCGAGCGCAACCGTCGCCTCGTCGACCAGGGCGTCGTGGCCGCCGAGGAGTTCGATCAATCGCGGACGGCGCACGACGCGCTCGCGGCCAGAGTGGCGTCGCTCGCGCGGCAGACCGACGCGGCCCGCGCCGCGGCCGCCATCGCGCGCTCGAACGCCGAGCAGGTCGCGATCCGCCAGAGCCAGGTGCAGGCGAGCCGGTTCGAGTCGGCCGCCGCGCGCGCGCAGCGGCGGAAGGCCGACGTGCGGCTCGCCTACACGCAGGTGCTGGCGCCCGCCGCCGGCATCGTGGACGTGCGGGCCGCGCGCGAGGGGGAAGTGGTCACCGCCGGTCAGCCGATCGTGTCGCTCATCGACCCGGACGATCTCTGGGTTCGGGCCGACGTCGAGGAGAGCTACATCGATCGCGTGCGCGTTGGCGACAGCTTGACGATCCGGCTGCCCTCCGGCGCCGAGCGGCCCGGCGTCATCTTCTATCGGGGCGCCGACGCGGGGTTCGCCACGCAGCGCGACGTGAGCCGCACGAAGCGCGACATCCGCACGTTCGAGATCCGGCTGCGCGCCGACAACCGCGACCGCCGGCTCGCCGTTGGCATGACCGCCTACGTGCTGATGCCGGTGGGGCAGTAG
- a CDS encoding TIGR00730 family Rossman fold protein: MDETPPADDLAQGAIEPLEPLSRRLAPTRQRLRRRTGTGDPELDARIRALVESIEVDHPALLEDIVQTAFVMARSADRGEMKLVSRSLRELSRAFRIFGPYRGRRKVSIFGSARTQAHEPEYVAARDFAAEMSRRGWMVITGAGPGIMAAGHEGAGAANSFGVGIKLPAEQEANAFIARDPKLIDFKYFFTRKIAFIKESDAFALLPGGFGTLDEAYELLTLMQTGKAAIRPVVLIDPEGSRYWHEWRTGVEEHLVANRLVSADDLSFVKLVYGIPEAVEEIERFYANYQSARYVGERLVIRLEHAPTPEQLARLNAQFSDLVAAGAIESIPTTAEELRDNDVVDLPRIAFQPKYDFARLRQLIDAINAFATPAA; the protein is encoded by the coding sequence ATGGACGAGACCCCTCCCGCCGACGATCTGGCGCAGGGCGCCATCGAGCCGCTCGAGCCGTTGTCTCGCCGGCTGGCGCCGACGCGTCAGCGGCTGCGCCGCCGGACCGGCACGGGCGATCCGGAGCTCGACGCCCGGATCCGCGCGCTCGTGGAATCGATCGAGGTCGATCATCCGGCGCTGCTCGAGGACATCGTGCAGACCGCCTTCGTCATGGCACGCAGCGCGGACCGCGGCGAGATGAAGCTCGTCAGCCGATCGCTGCGGGAGCTGAGCCGCGCGTTCCGCATCTTCGGCCCGTACCGCGGTCGGCGCAAAGTGTCGATCTTCGGATCGGCGCGGACGCAGGCGCACGAACCGGAGTACGTCGCGGCCCGCGACTTCGCGGCCGAGATGAGCCGCCGCGGCTGGATGGTGATCACGGGCGCCGGCCCGGGCATCATGGCCGCCGGGCACGAAGGCGCCGGCGCCGCCAACAGCTTCGGCGTGGGCATCAAGCTGCCGGCCGAGCAGGAAGCCAACGCGTTCATCGCGCGCGATCCCAAGCTCATCGACTTCAAGTACTTCTTCACGCGCAAGATCGCGTTCATCAAGGAGTCGGACGCGTTCGCGCTGCTGCCCGGCGGATTCGGCACGCTCGACGAGGCGTACGAGCTGCTGACGCTCATGCAAACCGGCAAGGCGGCGATCCGGCCGGTCGTGCTGATCGATCCGGAGGGCAGCCGCTACTGGCACGAGTGGCGAACGGGGGTCGAGGAGCATCTCGTCGCGAACCGGCTCGTGTCGGCAGACGATCTGTCGTTCGTCAAGCTCGTCTACGGGATCCCGGAGGCGGTGGAAGAGATCGAGCGGTTCTACGCCAACTACCAGTCCGCGCGGTACGTCGGCGAGCGGCTGGTGATCCGGCTCGAGCACGCGCCGACGCCGGAACAGCTCGCGCGGCTCAACGCACAGTTCTCGGACCTCGTCGCCGCCGGGGCGATTGAGTCGATTCCCACGACCGCCGAAGAGCTCCGCGACAACGACGTCGTCGACCTGCCGCGGATCGCGTTCCAGCCGAAGTACGACTTCGCGCGCCTGCGCCAGTTGATCGACGCCATCAACGCGTTCGCGACGCCGGCCGCGTGA
- a CDS encoding CerR family C-terminal domain-containing protein, producing the protein MRRAPADQETRRRLLDAATRLFAERGYWHVTVREICAAARANVAAVNYHFGDKMGLYREVIDSAAAVARESTALAIRAGAGVSPREQLCRYIDVLYRRMSSATGPLYLQQIVHREMTEPTGAVTTLVDRLLKGRFEYLQQVIGAMLRLPPTDARVALAATTIHGMIIMHRPTPLSERIGKALQLSFTPADVSAHLVQFALGGLDSYAADGRAREAVVRRSRRAGRRPPVAEQH; encoded by the coding sequence GTGAGACGGGCACCGGCGGATCAGGAGACGCGGCGGCGGCTGCTCGACGCCGCGACGCGCCTCTTCGCGGAGCGCGGGTACTGGCACGTGACGGTGCGCGAGATCTGCGCGGCGGCGCGCGCCAACGTCGCGGCCGTCAATTACCACTTCGGCGACAAGATGGGCCTCTACCGCGAGGTCATCGACTCGGCGGCCGCCGTCGCCCGCGAGAGCACGGCGCTCGCCATCCGGGCGGGCGCGGGCGTCTCGCCGCGCGAGCAGCTCTGCCGCTACATCGACGTGCTGTACCGCCGGATGTCGTCCGCGACCGGGCCGCTCTACCTCCAGCAGATCGTGCACCGCGAGATGACCGAGCCCACCGGGGCCGTGACGACGTTGGTCGATCGGCTGCTGAAGGGACGCTTCGAGTACCTGCAGCAGGTCATCGGCGCCATGCTCCGGTTGCCTCCGACCGACGCGCGCGTCGCGCTCGCGGCGACCACGATTCACGGCATGATCATCATGCACCGCCCGACGCCGCTCTCCGAGCGGATCGGCAAGGCGCTGCAGTTGTCGTTCACGCCGGCCGACGTGAGCGCGCATCTCGTGCAGTTCGCCCTTGGCGGCCTCGACAGCTATGCGGCCGACGGGCGCGCGCGCGAAGCCGTCGTGCGCCGCTCGCGCCGGGCCGGCAGGCGCCCGCCTGTTGCCGAGCAGCACTGA
- a CDS encoding ABC transporter permease, translating to MSRTWAIVERELRRFRRSPTLIVMSLIFPILQLVVLGYAFGGNVKHLRLAIVDQDRGVPAIRIRELALAVSANAQTFDPVLYADQGDAVADLRTGRVNGVLTIPPGYSRRVLANDGPRLALIEDNSDSFVTATLAAQIGNLVAAAGRPAVDVARVGGAPALDVVEVYPYVPYIQYLLPGSIVMSIFMMVMIGGGIIFIDDKARGLHEGYLVTPISKLELIAGFNLSGTIKAVLAGTVLMTIGSVIAGIPDPFAPMRLLRVFVVIVFTAFALISLMFLIMVRVTDPLVPRAIFGILNTLLYFPSGAVYPQQGFPGWMQAIAAVDPFTYAVHAFKSLLLKNTGFDAIGPDLLYLAAFSFVGMTLAVRLFRRTL from the coding sequence GTGTCGCGCACCTGGGCCATCGTCGAACGCGAGCTGCGGCGCTTCCGGCGGAGCCCCACGCTCATCGTGATGTCGCTCATCTTCCCGATCCTGCAGCTCGTCGTCCTGGGGTACGCGTTCGGCGGGAACGTGAAACACCTCCGGCTGGCCATCGTCGACCAGGATCGCGGGGTGCCGGCCATCCGCATCCGCGAGCTGGCGCTCGCGGTATCGGCCAACGCGCAGACGTTCGACCCGGTGCTCTACGCCGATCAGGGGGACGCCGTGGCCGACCTGCGCACCGGCCGGGTGAACGGCGTGCTCACGATTCCGCCCGGCTACTCGCGGCGCGTGCTCGCGAACGACGGCCCTCGGCTCGCGCTGATCGAGGACAACAGCGACAGCTTCGTGACCGCCACGCTGGCCGCGCAGATCGGCAACCTCGTCGCCGCGGCGGGCCGGCCCGCCGTGGACGTCGCGCGCGTCGGCGGCGCGCCGGCGCTCGACGTCGTCGAGGTCTATCCGTACGTGCCGTACATCCAGTACCTGCTGCCCGGCTCGATCGTGATGTCGATCTTCATGATGGTGATGATCGGCGGCGGGATCATCTTCATCGACGACAAGGCGCGCGGGCTGCACGAAGGCTATCTGGTGACGCCGATCTCGAAGCTCGAACTGATCGCCGGCTTCAACCTGTCGGGGACCATCAAAGCCGTGCTGGCCGGCACGGTCCTCATGACGATCGGATCGGTGATCGCCGGCATCCCCGATCCGTTCGCGCCGATGCGGCTCCTGCGCGTCTTCGTCGTGATCGTGTTCACGGCCTTCGCGCTGATCAGCCTGATGTTCCTGATCATGGTCCGCGTCACGGACCCGCTGGTGCCGCGCGCGATCTTCGGGATCCTCAACACGCTGCTGTACTTCCCGAGCGGCGCGGTGTACCCGCAGCAGGGCTTTCCGGGGTGGATGCAGGCGATCGCCGCCGTCGATCCGTTCACCTACGCCGTGCACGCCTTCAAGAGCCTGCTGCTGAAGAACACGGGCTTCGACGCGATCGGTCCGGACCTGCTGTATCTGGCGGCGTTCTCGTTCGTCGGCATGACGCTGGCGGTCAGGCTGTTCCGGAGGACGCTGTGA
- a CDS encoding metal ABC transporter permease, translating into MLLTFLAAPIAASLIIAGIHAYLGLHVVERGVIFVDLSLAQIASLGAAIAVWQGADPHAPSVYWMSLAFTMIGAAVFALVKGHDANIPQEAIIGISYAVASAAVILTMSQSTGEAEHLKDMLVGNILAVQWPEVWLTGGVYFVIGLFHYAFRQRFLEISVDPRGAAARGVSVRAWDFLFYASFGLVVTRSVAIAGVLLVFCYLIVPSVGAMLWARRIGARLAIGWVMGVLVSILGMYFSVVFDLPTGATIVCTFGLVLMAMAALRPLVAGRR; encoded by the coding sequence GTGCTGCTCACGTTCCTCGCGGCACCCATCGCCGCGAGCCTGATCATCGCCGGCATCCACGCCTACCTCGGCCTGCACGTCGTCGAGCGCGGCGTGATCTTCGTGGATCTGTCGCTCGCGCAGATCGCGTCGCTCGGCGCGGCCATCGCGGTGTGGCAGGGAGCCGATCCGCACGCCCCGTCGGTGTACTGGATGAGCCTCGCGTTCACGATGATCGGCGCCGCCGTGTTCGCGCTCGTCAAGGGGCACGACGCGAACATCCCGCAGGAGGCGATCATCGGCATCTCGTACGCCGTGGCGTCGGCCGCCGTGATCCTCACGATGAGCCAGTCGACGGGCGAAGCCGAGCACTTGAAGGACATGCTCGTGGGCAACATCCTCGCCGTGCAGTGGCCCGAGGTCTGGCTGACCGGCGGCGTCTACTTCGTGATCGGCCTGTTCCACTATGCGTTCCGCCAGCGGTTCCTCGAGATCTCGGTGGATCCCCGGGGCGCCGCGGCGCGCGGCGTCAGCGTGCGCGCCTGGGACTTCCTCTTCTACGCGTCGTTCGGCCTCGTCGTCACCCGGTCGGTCGCGATCGCGGGCGTGCTGCTGGTCTTCTGCTATTTGATCGTGCCGTCGGTCGGCGCCATGCTCTGGGCGCGGCGCATCGGGGCGCGGCTGGCCATCGGCTGGGTGATGGGCGTCCTCGTCTCGATCCTCGGGATGTACTTCTCGGTGGTGTTCGACCTGCCGACCGGCGCCACCATCGTGTGCACCTTCGGCCTCGTGCTCATGGCGATGGCCGCGCTGCGGCCGCTCGTCGCCGGCCGGCGCTGA